A stretch of DNA from Micromonospora peucetia:
ACACCAACTGCTCCCCCGGCACCAACCTGCCCATCCAGGTCAGCCAGATCAGCAGCGCCACCAGCAACATCGCCTACCGGTACGTCAGCGGCGCCACCTACAACGCCTCGTACGACATCTGGCTCGACCCTTCGCCGAAGCGGGACGGGGTGAACCAGATGGAGATCATGATCTGGCTCAACCGGCAGGGCCCGATCCAGCCCATCGGCTCCCCGGTCGGCACCGCCACCATCGACGGCCGGAGCTGGGAGGTCTGGCGGGGCAGCAACGGCGCCAACAACGTCATCTCGTACCTGGCCCCGTCGGCGATCAGCAGCGCGAACCTCAACCTGCTGGCGTTCATCGACGACACCCGCAACCGGGGCGCGATCACCAACTCCTGGTACCTGACCAGCGTCCAGGCCGGTTTCGAACCCTGGCAGGGCGGCGCCGGTCTCGCCGTGACCTCGTTCTCGGCCGCCGTCAACGGCGGCGGCAACCCGACCACCCCGCCACCCACCACCCCGCCACCGACGACTCCCCCGCCGACCACTCCCCCGCCCGGCGGCTCGGGTTGCGCGGTGAAGTACACGCCCAACTCGTGGGGCAACGGCTTCACCGCCGACGTGCAGATCACCAACACCGGCGCCAGCGCGATCAACGGGTGGACGCTGACCTACAGTCTGCCCGCCGGGCAGCAGGTGACGAGCGCGTGGAACGCCACGGTGAGCCAGAGCGGCTCGGCGGTGACCGCGCGGAACATCAGCTGGAACGGGTCGCTCGCACCGGGCGGCACGACCAGCTTCGGCTACCAGGGGACGCTGAGCGGGGCGTACTCGTCCCCGACGAGCTTCACCCTCAACGGGGTCGCCTGCTCGCGGGCCTGACGTTGTTGTCGTCCTGACCTGGCGCAGGGGCCGGCCGGCGGAGGATCTCCGCGCCGCGCTGTCGAGCTGATGTCGCAGACGACTCAGCTCGACAGCGCCGTACGACCCTTTCCACCCACGGGCCAGCTCAGCGACCACCACCGCCCCACGGAACGCGGGGCTACCCATTCAAGGGCGCATGACGAGGCACCAGTTCGAGTTCGGCTTCGCGTCGCTGTAGCGTGACCGAATGGTCGACTCGGCACCGCCGCAGGCAACGGATGCGACGGCGGACCCGGCGACCACGAACCGGCCGACCTCCACCGAGGGGACACCCGCGCGCACCGCCGTGCTCGTACCCGGCGGGCGCAACGGCCCGCACGCGCCGCTGCTGATGTTCTCAGCGGACGCGGCAGAAGCCCGCGGCGCCCAGATCCGACCGATCTCCTGGACCCGCCGGGAAGCTCCTGTCGAGCTGCCCCCGGGTGAGCGGGAGGCCTGGGTGGTTTCTCAGGTCGAACCCGTCCTCGACGACCTCGGCGGCGCGCAGTCCGGCAGTTCGCCCCTGTTGATCGGCAAGTCACTGGGTAGTCACGCCGCGGTGCTGGCGATGCGGCGAATGCTGCCGGCGGTCTGGCTCACTCCGCTGCTCACCGTCGAGCCGGTGGTGGCGGCGCTGCGCCAGGCGACCGCGCCATGCCTGCTCATCGGCGGTACCGCCGACCCGCTCTGGGACGGCCCGCTCGCACGTCAGCTCTCTCCGTACGTGCTGGAGATCCAGGGAGCCAACCACGGCATGTACGTGCCCGGGCCGCTGGCCCTCTCCGCTTCGGTGCTCGGCCAGGTCGCCACGGCCGTCGAGGAGTTCCTCGACGGCGTGGTCTGGCCCTAGGGAGGATCCTCACGTGGCGACCACGGCCGCCTGCCCAACCGAAGGTGCCGAGTAGATCCGGACGACTGCGCTATCTCTGCTGCCGGACGCGACGTCCGCCGGGCCACCCCGATGCCTGGCGGACGTCGCGCGTGCGAGGGCCGACCGGCTCAGACCCGGGTGAGTCGCACCGCGTCGGCGACGATCAGGCCGGCTGCGGAGCTCCACCGGCTGACCGCGACCCGGTTGGCGTCCCCGGCGGGCAGCGTGAAGGTGCCGAGGGTGCGCCACTGCCCGCCGGTCGCCCGCTGGTCGACGATGACCGTGCGGTTGCCGGTGGTGGTGGAGACGATGTACGGGGTGGCGGAGTTGTAGCCGGAGACCGCCGGCCACCAGGCGTCGACCCGGTAGTTGGCGGTCGCCGGGACGTTGAACTTGTACCAGGCGGCATCGCTGGCGGCGACGGGCTCGGCGAAGCGGTAGTCGGTCCCGTACCGCTGGGTCGAGTACGTCGAGGTACCCCAGCTCGCGCTGGCGGCGAACCGGCCGGCGGTGGAGTTGTCCACCACGGAACTCCAGGTGCCGCCGCCCCCGGCCATCTTCGCGGCGACGTCGGCGCGCATCGTGTTCAGGTCGATGAACGACGGGTCGATCTTGCCGCTGGTGCTCGTCTCGCGGTGGCCGCGGGCGTGGCTGGCGTCCCTGCCCAGCCGCTTGAGCACGGCGGCGGTGGCGGCGATCGACGCGTTGTACTGCGCCGCCGTCATCTCCTGGTTGACGCCGTTGTAGTCGATCTCCCAGCCGATCATCAGCGTGTTGCCGTCGCCGGCGGGGATCGGCCCGCTGCCCCGGCTGACGCCCGCGTGGTTGCAGCGGTTGGCGGAGATCACGTGG
This window harbors:
- a CDS encoding GH12 family glycosyl hydrolase domain-containing protein; the encoded protein is MKRPLRALAAAALLAAGSIVAVALGGTASADTQICEQYGSTTIQGRYVVQNNRWGTTAQQCINVTGSGFEITTQNGSNPTNGAPTAYPSVFLGCHYTNCSPGTNLPIQVSQISSATSNIAYRYVSGATYNASYDIWLDPSPKRDGVNQMEIMIWLNRQGPIQPIGSPVGTATIDGRSWEVWRGSNGANNVISYLAPSAISSANLNLLAFIDDTRNRGAITNSWYLTSVQAGFEPWQGGAGLAVTSFSAAVNGGGNPTTPPPTTPPPTTPPPTTPPPGGSGCAVKYTPNSWGNGFTADVQITNTGASAINGWTLTYSLPAGQQVTSAWNATVSQSGSAVTARNISWNGSLAPGGTTSFGYQGTLSGAYSSPTSFTLNGVACSRA
- a CDS encoding alpha/beta hydrolase, with product MVDSAPPQATDATADPATTNRPTSTEGTPARTAVLVPGGRNGPHAPLLMFSADAAEARGAQIRPISWTRREAPVELPPGEREAWVVSQVEPVLDDLGGAQSGSSPLLIGKSLGSHAAVLAMRRMLPAVWLTPLLTVEPVVAALRQATAPCLLIGGTADPLWDGPLARQLSPYVLEIQGANHGMYVPGPLALSASVLGQVATAVEEFLDGVVWP
- a CDS encoding N-acetylmuramoyl-L-alanine amidase — translated: MATVPWLVDVLRAAGVQVVVEGDWLNRSAGSSFAPIGVLWHHTAATSSASNPHPALNICINGRSDLPGPLCQALVDYHGVFHVISANRCNHAGVSRGSGPIPAGDGNTLMIGWEIDYNGVNQEMTAAQYNASIAATAAVLKRLGRDASHARGHRETSTSGKIDPSFIDLNTMRADVAAKMAGGGGTWSSVVDNSTAGRFAASASWGTSTYSTQRYGTDYRFAEPVAASDAAWYKFNVPATANYRVDAWWPAVSGYNSATPYIVSTTTGNRTVIVDQRATGGQWRTLGTFTLPAGDANRVAVSRWSSAAGLIVADAVRLTRV